In one Leptospira levettii genomic region, the following are encoded:
- a CDS encoding TPM domain-containing protein: protein MPMKIRFISVWIVLGSLYLLPYHSRLLAKEIPKLESRVTFEEGTIPKDVALEWEIILAEHEKQTSNQVAILVVHSLEGEILEEYSLKVAENWKLGREGLDNGVLVLLATDDRKVRIEVGYGLEGVLTDVYCKRIIYDTMIPHFRKGDYPTGIRLGLEQLLQTATVGVTPEEPSLFQKFKSFRGFDFQGNWFLYPLGCLFIGVLFLFAFISAFHYEAEGIGMFFFILVFFQWVPTMFFGYSAWLFCNLVYGFGFVFVRLTRDKVKWVKHIASKVTDNVFFSSGGFSGSSGSGSSGGSGGGFSGGGGSFGGGGSSGSW, encoded by the coding sequence ATGCCAATGAAAATCAGATTTATATCCGTCTGGATCGTACTCGGATCTTTGTACCTCCTTCCTTATCATTCCAGATTACTCGCAAAAGAGATTCCTAAATTAGAATCGAGAGTTACTTTTGAAGAAGGAACAATCCCTAAAGATGTGGCTTTGGAGTGGGAAATAATCCTTGCCGAACACGAAAAACAAACTTCAAACCAAGTGGCGATCCTTGTCGTACATTCTCTCGAAGGTGAGATCTTAGAAGAGTATAGCTTAAAAGTGGCGGAAAACTGGAAACTTGGTAGGGAAGGTTTGGATAATGGAGTCCTAGTTTTACTTGCGACTGATGACAGAAAAGTACGGATTGAAGTTGGTTATGGTTTAGAAGGTGTTCTCACTGATGTATATTGCAAACGAATCATCTATGATACGATGATCCCTCATTTCAGAAAAGGAGATTACCCAACAGGGATACGATTGGGATTGGAACAGTTGTTACAAACCGCAACAGTTGGAGTCACTCCAGAAGAACCATCCTTATTTCAAAAATTCAAATCCTTTCGAGGTTTTGATTTCCAAGGAAATTGGTTTTTATACCCACTAGGTTGTTTGTTTATAGGTGTTTTGTTTTTATTCGCTTTTATTTCGGCCTTTCATTATGAAGCGGAAGGAATTGGTATGTTCTTTTTCATATTGGTATTCTTCCAATGGGTTCCAACTATGTTCTTTGGTTATTCTGCTTGGCTATTTTGTAATTTGGTTTATGGATTCGGTTTTGTTTTTGTACGACTCACAAGGGATAAAGTGAAATGGGTAAAACACATTGCATCGAAGGTAACAGACAATGTATTTTTTTCATCTGGTGGATTTTCTGGAAGTAGTGGGAGTGGGTCATCAGGAGGTTCGGGTGGTGGATTCAGTGGAGGAGGTGGAAGTTTTGGAGGTGGGGGATCAAGTGGAAGTTGGTAA
- a CDS encoding shikimate kinase — protein MNIIFIGARGAGKSKVSRTLSKQTEIPAVSTDSIAVYEAGGLPIPKFVEKNGWKAFRELEYSILQKLQNANGIILDCGGGILFDLDDVGNEIVSQRKLDLLRKIGRIVYLERGIEELVEKVKGDQTRPDLSKVTSYRTILEKRLPIYQEAAHFKLNLSKLSKEEAVERILDWLGLKSK, from the coding sequence ATGAATATCATTTTCATAGGGGCAAGAGGCGCTGGGAAATCAAAGGTTTCACGTACTTTATCAAAACAAACAGAAATTCCAGCAGTTTCAACAGATTCCATAGCAGTTTATGAAGCTGGTGGGTTACCCATCCCTAAGTTTGTAGAAAAAAACGGCTGGAAAGCTTTTCGCGAATTAGAATATTCTATTTTACAAAAACTGCAAAATGCAAATGGAATCATTTTAGATTGTGGTGGTGGAATTTTATTTGATTTAGATGATGTTGGCAATGAAATTGTGAGCCAAAGAAAGTTGGATCTATTACGTAAAATTGGTCGGATTGTCTACTTAGAACGTGGCATTGAAGAACTTGTAGAAAAAGTAAAAGGGGATCAGACTAGACCCGACCTATCCAAAGTAACATCATATCGTACCATTTTAGAAAAACGTCTTCCTATTTACCAAGAAGCAGCACACTTTAAATTGAACTTATCCAAACTTTCGAAAGAGGAAGCAGTGGAACGGATCTTAGACTGGCTCGGACTCAAATCCAAATAA